Below is a window of Arthrobacter sp. SLBN-112 DNA.
ATGGCCGGAACCACTCCCGTTTCGTCGATAAGGCGCTGCAGGCCTTCTGCGGTGAAGTTGGAAACACCAATGGACTTGACCCGGCCGCGCTTTTGGAGCTCGATCAGCGCCTTCCAGGTGTCGACGTACTTGTCCTGCTTGGGCTGCATCCAATGGATGAGGTACAGGTCCAGGGTTTCGAGGCCAAGGCGGTCCATCGACTCCTCGAAGGCGGCGAGGGTCGGCTCGTATCCCTGGTCCGCGTTCCACAGCTTGGTGGTAATGAAAATCTGTTCGGGCGAGAGGCCGGAGCTGGCAATAGCGCGGCCTACGCCTGCCTCGTTGCCGTAAATCTTTGCCGTATCAATGTGGCGGAAGCCGGCTTCGAATGCCTGGCGGACAACCTTTTCAGCCACATCGTCCTCAACCTGCCACACACCGTAGCCGAGCTGGGGGATCGTGTTTCCGTCGTTGAAAGTCAAGGTAGGTGAAAGAGTCATAAGTTCATCCTGCCAAAGCCGCGGAACCACATCGCCTGATTTCCCGCTCTGTCAGCCAGGCGCGTAACGGCAATATTCTTCGGCCGGACCGGGAATATTTTCGTGCCGTGGACAGAACTACTCCCCGCGGAGCCGGCGTTCGGCGTCGTCAACCTGCTGGAAGACCGCTTCAGCGCGGCGCCGGACGGACGCCGCCCCTACCGGGACCGGGCCCACGGCGAGACGAAGCATGGCGGCCGCTTCCGCGGTGGTTGCCAGTGAGTTGCCCGCTTTGGACAGGGCACGGTGCACGTCCGCCAGTCCGGCCGGAATGTCCAAGCCATCACTGGGCGAACGGCGCTGTGCCTCCATGCACACTGCCCGGACCCGCAGCAACAGGGCCGCGAGGTCGTTGGCAATGCCTACCAGCTCGCCGTACAGCTGGTCGTCCTCCACCCCTTCGAGCACCTGGTGGAAGCGGTCCAGACCACGGTGGAAGCGGTCGTGCGCTCGGCGCCACAGCCCCTTGCCGAGTTCGACGTCATCTTTGCGCCCCTGCCTGGCGGCGCTGAAAAAGCCCAAGCGGAGCCTACAGGTACTGGCCGGGACCGTGGTCCGGGTCGTCACGCTGGTTGGGCGAGCCGGGCGCGGGAGGCCGTGCCCCGGCCGGGGCGCGCTGGGGCTCACCGTTTTCACCGATGACGACGCCGGGCGCAATCATGGTGCCCGGCGGCAGTTGGCGAAGCTGCAGCTGAGCCGCAGCGTGTTCCCGTGCCGCGTTCTGCGCCGCGATGGCCGTCTGGATGCCGTGGAACAGGCCCTCCAGCCAGCCCACCAGCTGGGCCTGGGCGATGCGGAGTTCGGCATCTGACGGGGTGGCATTGTCAGAAAACGGCAGGTTGATCCTGTCCAGTTCCGCTACCAGTTCGGGGGCAAGACCGTCCTCGAGCTCCTTGATGGAGCGCTTGTGGATGGCTGCCAGCCGCCCCCTCGCAGCGTCGTCCAGGGGCGCGGACTTTACCTCTTCCAGAAGCTGCCTGATCATGGTGCCGATCCGCATCACCTTGGCGGGCTCGTCAACAAGGTCATGCAGGCTGCTGCGCTGCTGCCTTCCGTCCGTTCCCCGCGGGGCCTGGAGCGGCGACTGGCCGTCATCAACGGTGGTGCCTTCTACCGGGAGGTCCTCAGCTGCCTGAGTGTCATTGGGATCGCTCATGCGTTCATACTCTCATGCGGAATCCGGCCCCGGGCCACTCCATGAACGCCGCCGGCGCCTTGTCCGCTGCGGGCTCAATCAGCAGCACCTGCCCTGCGGGTTGTTGTCCTGGCGGTCCGTGCGCTCCCGCCAGAATTCCCGCTCACCGAGGGGTGGTTCCTGGTGCCCGGAGGCCTTGTGGTGCTCCAGGTACTTGGCGTACGCATCCGCGCCCATGACACCTCCCAGGTAGCGTGCAAACCCGCGAAAGCCATTCGCCACCGCCGTGGTTCCGGCACCCATCAGTGTCCGGCCCTTTCAAGGCGGGCGGCGGCGGGCACCTTGTCCCACTCGGCGCCAAGCTGACGCTCGGCTGCCGTTGGTGCCAGGCCGGCGGGGGCGAACACCCGCGAGGGTAAGGCCGGGTCTTCGTTGTCCTTGGTCTCTTTCCCGGCCGCCCTGTCCCTGAACGCCTTGGCCGTGGCGAGCACCGCCGTGGCGATCACAATGATGCTGAGCACCACGAAGATCACGGACAGCCAACCCTGGATGGCGGTGTTCCGGACCACGGCTTCCATGGCTGCCACGGACTTGGCGGTGCCGAACTCGGTCTTGCCGTCCGCCAGCGCCTTGCTGAACGCCGCGTTGTTGGCGAAATACCCCACGGCGGGAACGGGCGAGAAGATTTTCTGGTAGCTGGCCGTGATGGTGACCACCGCGGCGAAGGCCAGCGGCAGGGCAACGATCCACAAGTATTTGAAAGTGCCGCGCTTGGCGACGATGGCCAGGCATACGGCCAGCGCGATCGCTGCCAGCAGCTGGTTGGCGATGCCGAACAGCGGGAACAAGGTGTTGATGCCGCCGAGCGGATCGGTGACGCCCATCAGCAGCACGGCACCCCACGCCGCGACCATGACGGCAGTGCAGAGCCAGGCGCCCGGCCGCCACGAGGCTTCTTTGAACTTGGGGACAAAGTTTCCGATCGAGTCCTGCAGCATGAATCGGGCCACCCGGGTGCCGGCGTCCACCGCCGTGAGGATGAAAAGTGCCTCGAACATGATGGCGAAGTGGTACCAGAAGGCCATCATGGCTGTCCCGCCGATGAACTGGTGCATGATGTGGGCCAGTCCGACGGCGAGCGTTGGAGCGCCGCCGGAACGGGAAATGATGCTCTGCTCGCCGACGTCCTTGGCGGTCTGGGCGAGGACGTCGGGGGTGATGTTGACCCCCGCCAGGCCCAGGCTGTTGACCCACTGCGCAGCCGTTTCCACGGTGCCGCCGGTCAGTGCCGTCGGTGCGTTCATGGCGAAGTAGATGCCCCGGTCGATGGAGATGGCCGCCACGAGCGCCATGATTGCGACAAAGGATTCCATCAGCATTCCGCCGTAACCGATGTACCGGGTTTGCCGTTCCTTCTCGATGAGCTTGGGCGTGGTGCCGGAAGAGATCAGGGCGTGGAAGCCAGAGAGGGCGCCGCAGGCGATGGTGACGAACAGGAACGGGAACAGGGCGCCGGAGAACACCGGCCCGTTCTCGCGGCCGGCGAACTCGCTGAACGCCGGGACGGTGATTTCCGGCCGGACCACCACGATCGCCAGCGCGAGCATCACGATGACGCCGATCTTCATGAACGTGGAGAGGTAGTCACGCGGCGCCAGGAGCAGCCAGACCGGCAGGATCGCGGCGATGAAGCCGTAAATGATGAGGCCCCAGGCGATGGTGACCTTGTCCAGGTGGAAGAAGGCTGCACCCCATTCGGTGCCGGCCACGGCGCCGCCGCCGATGATGGCGGCCATCAGCAGGACGAAGCCGATGATGGAGACCTCCATCACCTTGCCGGGACGCAGGTAGCGGAGGTACACGCCCATGAACAGGGCAATGGGGATGGTCATGCCTACGGAGAACACGCCCCACGGGCTTTCACCCAGGGCATTGACGACGACGAGCGCCAGGATGGCGACGATGATCACCATGATGAGCAGGGTGGCAATGAGGGCGGCGGTGCCGCCGATGACACCGAGCTCCTCGCGCGCCATCTGCCCCAGCGAGCGTCCGCCGCGGCGCATGGAGAAGAAGAGGACGAGGTAGTCCTGCACGGCGCCGGCGAGGACGACGCCGAGAATGATCCAGATGGTGCCGGGCAGGTAGCCCATCTGCGCGGCGATGACGGGACCCACCAGCGGGCCGGCGCCGGCGATGGCGGCAAAGTGGTGGCCGAAGAGGACGTTCCGGTCCGTGCGGACGTAGTCCTTCCCGTCTGCCTTGTACTCGGCAGGCGTGGCGCGGCGGTCGTCAGGTTTGGTGATGTAGCGTTCGATCACCTTGGAGTAGAAGCGGTAGCCGATCAGGTACGTGCAGACGGAGGCGAAAACAAACCAGATCGCGTTGACGGTTTCGCCACGGACGATCGCCAGCATGAACCAGGCAACCCCGCCCAGCAGCGCGATCGCCATCCACAGCGCAATCTTGCCCGGCGTCCACTTCCGGTCTTCGGCTTCGAGCCGGGCCTCGTCCACGGCCGGCGGGGGAAGATCCGGGTCCGTCGCCAGTCCGCCCTCCGCCCGGGATCCGCTCTTCCGCTGGTCCGGCATTCCGGCCATGTCTCCTCCTTGAGAGTTGTCCCACTTCTGCTACTGGGACCCTACCAACGGGTAACCCGCCGGGAACGTCCGACGGCGGCGCGGCGCCAGGCTGTGCGGTGAGCGGCGGCGAACCGGCGACGAACGAGCGGGACCCGGCCCGGGGAACACGGTGGCAGGCTGCCGAATCCGGTTCCTACCCCAGGTCCCGCCGTGACATGGGCAGCCTGGAACGGGTGAAAACCCACGCGAGCGCCGCCCCCGTCAAAGGCACCGCCGCCACGAGGACCGAAAGGTGCAGCCACGGGACCTCGACGGCGGTCCGCATGTCCGTGGAGAGGGCCAGGAGGACAGCGGGCACGGTTCCCGCCAGCGTTCCCAGCACCGCCCCGATCCCGCTGGTGAACAGGGCCTGGGACCCCGCCAGGGCCTTGCGCAACCGCGGCGCGGCGCCAACCCCGGCCAGCGTGGCATGGTCTTTGCGGGCGTCTGCCATCGACAGGCCAGTGGTGATCCCCGCGGCGCTGAAGGTGATGAGCGCACTGACGGCGACAATGACCCAGGTGGTCCACTGGCTGTCCTGGGAGATGCCAGGTTCAGCCCGGAATGTCATTCCCGGTTGCCCGTAGACGGATGCCGCCGCCGCGGAAGCCGCGTCCGTTTCCGCCGCTGACGGGTGCCTGGCCAATTGGACCAGCAGGGCCGCAGGTTCCGGGTGCAACTCAAGCCGCTGCGCGGTTTCCGGTGACACAACGCCGTAGTAGGGGACGGCGACCACCGGTTCGAGCACTGCCGCGGCGAGCGACGTGCTGCTGACCGTGATGGGGACGGTACCGGGCCCTGGCACGGCCGGTTCATGGGTCCGTACGTCTTGTGCCTGCAACAGCACGTGTCCGTCGCTGACGAACACCGGATTGGTCACCACCATCCCGCCGGCGTTCAACACGGCCAGGGCCTCCGGGGTGGCGTCCCGGCCCAGCACGGCGCGAATGTCCTCTTCGCCGCCCACCAGGACCGTCCCGTCGAAGGACGACCGAAGGGCCATCGAGCCGCGGCAACGCCAATCACCTGACTCCTTCAGCCTCCCCTGCGGCGTTCGCGGACACTCGTTGGCTTCGGGCAGGGCCAGTGAGTACTGCAGGCAGTTGGACGAGGACGTCCGGGCAGGCAACTCAGGGTCGGCCGGAGCGTCAGTGCAGGTGCGGGTGCTTTCCGGGGCGGTGATGGGGTGGGTCCATTCCACCGCGCCCACGGCACCGGACACGGCGGAGGAAAGTGCGGACGCGTCCACGTGCACGGGCGGTCGCCTGCTGCCGCCGGCAGCGATCGGCGGGTCCACCACCAGCGGCAGGGACGCCTGGTTTTCCAGTCCGCCCCACCAGTGCGATTGCCGCAGTCCCGCCTGTTGGCTCGCCGAGAGCACCATCGCAGCACTGGCCAGCGCGGCGGCTGCGAGTACCGCGGCGACGGCCGGGACGCTCCGTCCGCGATTCCTGGCCGAATCCCGCGCCGCCATCCGGAGGGACAGGGACATCCACCGGGTGCGGGACGTCAGGCGGAGGACCAGCCAGCCGGTGACCAGGACCAGGCCGGCAACACCAAGGACCGCGCCGAGGATCAGGATACTGACCACCAGCGGCAGCTCCGCGGCCCGCTGGTCGGGATCTGCGGTGGACGTTCCCAGCACCCAGCCGGTCAGCAGGAGCGCCGCCGCAGCGACCAGCGTCACGGCACCGGCAATGGTTGACCGCCGGGTCTTCGGCCCCGGCGCCCGCCCGGATTTGAGCGCGCCAAGTACCGCCTGGCGTGACACCTGCCGGGCCGGCACCATGGCTGCCAGGATGCAGGCCGCCAGGCCCATGGCAGCAGCGGCCAGTGTCATGGGGACGTCCGGGTGCAGGCCCGCCAGCCGGACGGATCCGGTCAGCCGGACCAGATGGACGACGACGGCAGCGGCTCCCAGCCCCACCGCGGCCCCCGCGGCAACAGCGATGCCGCCAAGCCACAGTCCGCCCGCCGTGACCACCGCGCGGATGGTGGGGCTTTCCGCCCCGGAGGAAGCCAGGAGGGCCAGTTCGCGCACCTGCTGCTTGGCTCCCACGGCGAAGGCGGCGCCGGCCAGCAGGCCCATCTCCAGGAGTGCGAGCGCGCCGACCAGGCCGAAGGTGGCGTAGACGGCCATTAGGGCCGAGGAGTCGTCGCGGGGCCGCGAACCCGGGACGACGCGCTGTTCGAGGGGCGGCGGGTCCAGGACCACGCTGCGGGACAGCACAGCCACGCCTTTGCTGTTGGCGTCCTTGATGTAGTCCCATGTCACGGGCTCAGGCCCCACCAGGTAATACGACACCGACAGGTGGGATTGCGGGCCGGGGGCAAGGTCCGCCGGCACCTGGTTGGACTGCAGGTACAGGAAGCTGTTGCTGTCCGCCGAGCCGGCGTCGCGGATGGTGCCCACCGGGACAAAGGTTCCTGCCGACGTCGTGATTTCCTGGCCGAAGGTGAGGTGGAAGCGGGCCAGCAGCCCGGGTGAGGCGAGGACCTCCGCCGCGCCGCGCGGAGGACGCCCGTCCAGGAGCGTGTACTTGCCGGCGAAGGCCGGGTTGAGTGCGTCCACTTCCCTGCCCTGCAGTGCTACAAGGGCTTCCCCCACCCCGGTGGTCAGCTGCAGCAGGCGCTGTGGCAGGACTTGGTAGCCGGCGGGAAGGACATCGCGGGGGTCGGTCGGCTTGAAATCCGGGTCATGACGGCCGGTGCTGGAGGCCACCATGGCGTCGTTGAGCGGGTCCTGGAGCGAATCGGCGCCCGGAACCGGCAGGGCGCTGAACCGGGCCTGCGTGCCGCCGAGTTCGTAGTCCACGATTTCCGCGGGCGTCCGCTGGGAGCTCTGGTAGAGGGTGGCGGCACCGGTCATCCCGGCCACCGGCACCATGATCAGCAGGATGATCAGAAGGGACCGCCCCTTGTGGCGGGCGATGTCGCGGCGCGCCAGCCGCAGGGCAACCCGAAGGCTGCTCCGGCGGCCATGCGGCGCCGGAGCCAGGTCGAACGGCATCAGAGTCCGGCCTGGGTGAGGAGCATGGTGGGGTCGTGCATGGCGGTGGCCTGGTCGATGATCCGGCCATCCCGCAGGAACACCACCCTGTCAGCCCAGGCGGCGTGCCGCGCCTCATGGGTGACAAGCATGACGGCGGCACCGGCGTCGGCACGGGACCGCAGGACCTCCATGACCCCCTGGCCGGTGGTGGAGTCCAGGGCCCCGGTGGGTTCGTCGGCCAGGATCAGCCGCCGCTCGCCGACAATGGCCCGGGCGATGGCCACCCGCTGCTGCTGGCCGCCGGACATCTGGTCCATATACCGGGAGGCGAGCTCGGGTATCCCCACCTGCCGGAGCGCGTCGGCTGCCTGCCGGTGCGCCTTCCTGGTCGATGTCCCGTCCAGTTCCAGGGGCAGCGCCACGTTCTCCTCGGCCGTCAGGGTGGGCACCAGGTTGAAGTCCTGGAACACGTACCCCACAGCGCGGCGGCGCAGCCGGGCCAGCTCGTTCAGGCCCAGCCCCGCCAGGGGCGTGGACTCCACGAAGACAGCGCCCGACGTCGGACGGTCCAGGCCGCCGGCCAGGGCCAGCAGGGAGGACTTGCCGGAGCCCGAGGGGCCCATGACGGCGACGAACTCCCCCGCGCCGATGGTGAGGTCCACGTCGCGAAGCGCGGCGACCGCCGTCGCGCCCGCACCGAACGTCCTGCCGACTTTCGCGAGCTCGAGGACCTGCTGCGGCCCCTGCACGCTCACCGGCGGGTGTCCGCGTTCAGCGGGGCGTCTTCCGTGGCCCCGTTGGACGTCTTCCGGGCAGTGGCCGCCGCGGCGGACTGCGCCTGCTGCACCATCCTGGCCTCGCAGAGGTCCAGCCAGCGGACCTCCGCTTCGGTTTGGAAGATCAGCGAGTCAAGCACCAGCAGCCAGGCGGTGTCCGCGGCGCGCTGGTTCGCCGCGGTGTCGCGGCGGGCTTTGGTGTAATCCTGCAGGGCCCTGATGGACGCCACCCGCTGGGCCTGGATGATGGCCTGGACGTCCACGCCGGGCAGCGTCACGGCGAGCGCGAGCTTGATGGCGAGCTCGTTGCGGGGCGGGTGGGTGCGCTCTACGGGCGCGGCGAACCAGCTCCGGACCTCGGCCTGGCCGGCCGGGGTGATGCTGTAGACGACGTGGCCCTCGCCGTCGTCGCCGTCCTTGGCTACCAGCGCATCGCGTTCCAGCCGGTCCAGCGTGGTGTACACCTGCCCGATGTTCAAGGGCCAGGTGGCCCCGGTGCGGTTCTCGAACTCGACCCGCAGCTGGTAGCCGTAGCGCGGCTGGTCCTGCAGCAGGGCGAGGAGGCTGTGGCGTATGGACATTATGCTCCCCCGGGCTGGTCATTACCGGTATGCACGAGCCCCCAAGACCCGTGCATACCGCGTATAGACAACACTAACCCGGCGGAGGGACCCTGGCAATACTGAGTATCTAAGCCCTACATGACCAGCAGGACCTTGCCCACATGGTGCCCGCTGTCGAAGTAGCGATGGGCCGCGCCGACCTGGTCCAGCGGGAACGTCTTGGCGACGAGCGGGCGGATCCTGCCGTCCACGATCAGCGGCCACACGGCGTCCCGGACGGCGGTCATGATGGCCCCCTTCTCCGCCACGGGCCGGGGCCGCAACGCCGTGGCCACCACGGCCGCGCGCTTCTTCAACAGCAGCCCCAGGTCCAGCTCCCCCTTGGTGCCGCCCTGCAGCCCGATCACGATGAGGCGCCCGTAATCCGCGAGCGCATCCACGTTTTGCTGAAGGTACTTGGCTCCCACGACGTCCAGGATGACATCGGCACCCTTGCCGTCATTTTGGCGCCGGAGGCTCTCGGGAAAGTCCTCCTCCGTGTAGTTGATGGCGATGTCCGCACCGAGGAACGCCTTGGCGGTGCCCACCTTCTCGGCCGTGCCGGCCGTGGTGGCAACCTTGGCGCCAAAGGCCTTGGCGAGCTGGATGGCCATGGTGCCGATTCCGCCCGTGGCGCCATGGATCAGGACGGTCTCACCCGGCTGCAGCTGCGCCGTCATGATCAGGTTGGAGTACACCGTAGCCGCCACTTCAGGCAGGGAGGCCGCTGTGACCAGGTCAACCCCTTCGGGCACGCGCAGAACCTGCTCGGCCGGAACCGCCACCTGCTGGGCGTAACCGCCGCCTGCCAGCAGCGCCACCACCTTGTCCCCCACCGAGAAGGGCTTGCTGACGCCGGGGCCGAAGCCCGCGATCCGGCCTGATACTTCCAGCCCGGGGATCTCGGAGGCGCCAGGGGGCGGCGGGTAGAAGCCGCGGCGCTGCTGGACGTCGGCCCGGTTCAAGCCGGCAGCCACCACATCGATCAGCACTTCCCCCTGGCCGGGTACCGGCGCATCCACGTCGCGGACTTCCAGCACTTCCGGGCCGCCCGGTTCCGTAATGTAGACGGCTTTCATGGACTTCTCCCGTTCCTGATTCAAATCCTGGCTGCAACCAGTGTGCACCGGGCTCCTGCCCGCGGCCTGTTTTGTTGCAGGCAAGTGCCTATGAAACACTACTAGCTGAGGAAGGTTGTCCGAGCGGCCGAAGGAGCTGGTCTTGAAAACCAGTGTGCGGTAACCCCGTACCAAGAGTTCGAATCTCTTACCTTCCGCAAGGGAACCCCTGGCAGCCGGCACCGGCCGCCAGGGGTTTTTTGCTTTAAGCTCCCCCAGGCCTGCCCGCACGGCTGACACCAGGATGCGCCATTGAGCCTTGGTGGGTTACACCCTGGACAGGAATGGCTGCCGCGATTTCGTCGGCATCGCGCAGCGTGCGCTGGCCGCTGCGGTAGGCCGGGCCTCCCGGCTGGAGGGCTTCGGCGGCGATTGCGGTGCCCCATTGTGCCGATGACAACTGCAGTCCCAGCACGAACAGGCCCCCGGTCACAGACCCGTTGGCCCCCACCGGGCGGTACGGGTGGGGCTCCACGTCCAGTCCGGTGGACTGCACAGGGGCGCCTTCGGCGGTCATCATCAGCTTGGACCGGACCAGCCCGTCGGCCAGCAGCTGCTCGAGCAGGGGGGAATCGTTGGCTGACACCCGGTTGCCCGGGGCCAACGCTTCCACCATGGTCCGCGCAGTGGCCGGCGGCCCGGAAACCCACGGGGAGGAAGCCGTAAACGACGCCGACTTCCGGTCCACCCCGAATTTGGGGTCCGGCCCAACAAAGCTGACCACCCCGGCCCGGGCCAGCGCGGCGAGCTGTTCGGAACGCAGCGCCGGCGGCCCGCTGGCCAGGCCCTCAACGAAGGACTCAAACCAGCCACGCAGTCCGGCCACCCAGGACTCATCGGTGATGCCGCCGTCGGCCACTGCCGTCTTGAGGACGGCGCGTCCGTGGTGCAGGGCGCCGATGGCCATCTTGACCGGATCGTCCTCGCCCAGCGCGGAACGGCGTGCATCGTCGAGCAGGAACTCCACCACGGCGGCGTCGTGCTCGGCCCGGGACGCAAACGACCGGCCGGCCAGCGGAGCGGCCAGGCCCAGCAGGTCCAGGCGGTGCCTGGGGCCGACGTGGACGGCAAGGACGCTCTCCACACCGTCCTCCCACTTCACGGCACTGTGCGCATGCGGCTGCAGGGCTTCCTCCAGCGCGGCAAGAAATGCCGGCGCGTCAGGTACCGCTCCCGGCTGCGAGCGCACCAGCGTGGAGTAGTAGGCCCACAGGGCGTCACGGTGCAGCAGCGGCCACAAGTCATGGTCGAACGAGGGCCGGATTCCCGCCTTGGCCAGCCGCCCGATGGCGGCCTCGGTGAGGTAGCGCAGCCTGACGGAGGGTGCGTAGTAGCCGTCCAGGGCAGCCTTGGCGCGGTACGGGGTGCCGCGCCGGGAGGCCGCAATGATCAACGGCTCCTGGCCGGACGGCTCATACTCAAGCCGGTTGCCGGTGGAGACGAACTTCCCGCCCCGGCCCTCGGTGAGCTGGCCCATGGTGTCAAAGAAGTTCAGCCCCATGCCGCGGACCAGGACAGGTTCGCCGGCCGGGACCCGGGACCAATCCACATCCGCGGGCGCTGCGGGCGGAAAGTACTGCAAACCCAGCCGCGCGGCCGAGTCCTGGAGGTCGCGCTGTTCCGGGTTCAGCCGGGAAGGGATGTGCCCCAGGGCGAGCACCGCGGAGTTGGCCCTGATGGTTTCCCCGGCGGCCAGGCCGACGTCGAACATTCCGTCCGCGGCTGGGCGCACCCACAGCGCTGACGTTTCGTGGAATTCGATGGTGACGCCGTCGGGGGCCTTGGCCAGCACCTCCTCCAGGGTGCTGCGAAGGTACCGGCCGTACAGGGCGCGGCTGGGGAAATCACGCGAGCCCAGTACCGCAATTTCCGCCCGTTCGTCATCGGTGAGGGCCGGCAGCGGATTCTGCTGCTGCCGCAACCGCCACTGGTCGAACGTGGTGCCGGCAACGGGGGCAGGCAGCGCCGGGTCCTCGGGAATCAGCGTGGGGTAGAAGGACTGGGTGTTCATGAGGAACAGCCGGGACTGC
It encodes the following:
- a CDS encoding aldo/keto reductase, which encodes MTLSPTLTFNDGNTIPQLGYGVWQVEDDVAEKVVRQAFEAGFRHIDTAKIYGNEAGVGRAIASSGLSPEQIFITTKLWNADQGYEPTLAAFEESMDRLGLETLDLYLIHWMQPKQDKYVDTWKALIELQKRGRVKSIGVSNFTAEGLQRLIDETGVVPAIHQIELHPYFSQRELRKFGADNGILTQAWSPLGQGGELLQDPAVASIAAKHQATPAQVVIAWHLAIGNVVIPKSVTESRIKENFAALEVSLDADDVDAINALDRTASGEGRIGPDPAVSDFQ
- a CDS encoding bacterial proteasome activator family protein, with translation MSDPNDTQAAEDLPVEGTTVDDGQSPLQAPRGTDGRQQRSSLHDLVDEPAKVMRIGTMIRQLLEEVKSAPLDDAARGRLAAIHKRSIKELEDGLAPELVAELDRINLPFSDNATPSDAELRIAQAQLVGWLEGLFHGIQTAIAAQNAAREHAAAQLQLRQLPPGTMIAPGVVIGENGEPQRAPAGARPPAPGSPNQRDDPDHGPGQYL
- a CDS encoding YbdD/YjiX family protein; this encodes MGAGTTAVANGFRGFARYLGGVMGADAYAKYLEHHKASGHQEPPLGEREFWRERTDRQDNNPQGRCC
- a CDS encoding carbon starvation CstA family protein, translating into MAGMPDQRKSGSRAEGGLATDPDLPPPAVDEARLEAEDRKWTPGKIALWMAIALLGGVAWFMLAIVRGETVNAIWFVFASVCTYLIGYRFYSKVIERYITKPDDRRATPAEYKADGKDYVRTDRNVLFGHHFAAIAGAGPLVGPVIAAQMGYLPGTIWIILGVVLAGAVQDYLVLFFSMRRGGRSLGQMAREELGVIGGTAALIATLLIMVIIVAILALVVVNALGESPWGVFSVGMTIPIALFMGVYLRYLRPGKVMEVSIIGFVLLMAAIIGGGAVAGTEWGAAFFHLDKVTIAWGLIIYGFIAAILPVWLLLAPRDYLSTFMKIGVIVMLALAIVVVRPEITVPAFSEFAGRENGPVFSGALFPFLFVTIACGALSGFHALISSGTTPKLIEKERQTRYIGYGGMLMESFVAIMALVAAISIDRGIYFAMNAPTALTGGTVETAAQWVNSLGLAGVNITPDVLAQTAKDVGEQSIISRSGGAPTLAVGLAHIMHQFIGGTAMMAFWYHFAIMFEALFILTAVDAGTRVARFMLQDSIGNFVPKFKEASWRPGAWLCTAVMVAAWGAVLLMGVTDPLGGINTLFPLFGIANQLLAAIALAVCLAIVAKRGTFKYLWIVALPLAFAAVVTITASYQKIFSPVPAVGYFANNAAFSKALADGKTEFGTAKSVAAMEAVVRNTAIQGWLSVIFVVLSIIVIATAVLATAKAFRDRAAGKETKDNEDPALPSRVFAPAGLAPTAAERQLGAEWDKVPAAARLERAGH
- a CDS encoding FtsX-like permease family protein — encoded protein: MPFDLAPAPHGRRSSLRVALRLARRDIARHKGRSLLIILLIMVPVAGMTGAATLYQSSQRTPAEIVDYELGGTQARFSALPVPGADSLQDPLNDAMVASSTGRHDPDFKPTDPRDVLPAGYQVLPQRLLQLTTGVGEALVALQGREVDALNPAFAGKYTLLDGRPPRGAAEVLASPGLLARFHLTFGQEITTSAGTFVPVGTIRDAGSADSNSFLYLQSNQVPADLAPGPQSHLSVSYYLVGPEPVTWDYIKDANSKGVAVLSRSVVLDPPPLEQRVVPGSRPRDDSSALMAVYATFGLVGALALLEMGLLAGAAFAVGAKQQVRELALLASSGAESPTIRAVVTAGGLWLGGIAVAAGAAVGLGAAAVVVHLVRLTGSVRLAGLHPDVPMTLAAAAMGLAACILAAMVPARQVSRQAVLGALKSGRAPGPKTRRSTIAGAVTLVAAAALLLTGWVLGTSTADPDQRAAELPLVVSILILGAVLGVAGLVLVTGWLVLRLTSRTRWMSLSLRMAARDSARNRGRSVPAVAAVLAAAALASAAMVLSASQQAGLRQSHWWGGLENQASLPLVVDPPIAAGGSRRPPVHVDASALSSAVSGAVGAVEWTHPITAPESTRTCTDAPADPELPARTSSSNCLQYSLALPEANECPRTPQGRLKESGDWRCRGSMALRSSFDGTVLVGGEEDIRAVLGRDATPEALAVLNAGGMVVTNPVFVSDGHVLLQAQDVRTHEPAVPGPGTVPITVSSTSLAAAVLEPVVAVPYYGVVSPETAQRLELHPEPAALLVQLARHPSAAETDAASAAAASVYGQPGMTFRAEPGISQDSQWTTWVIVAVSALITFSAAGITTGLSMADARKDHATLAGVGAAPRLRKALAGSQALFTSGIGAVLGTLAGTVPAVLLALSTDMRTAVEVPWLHLSVLVAAVPLTGAALAWVFTRSRLPMSRRDLG
- a CDS encoding ABC transporter ATP-binding protein, which encodes MSVQGPQQVLELAKVGRTFGAGATAVAALRDVDLTIGAGEFVAVMGPSGSGKSSLLALAGGLDRPTSGAVFVESTPLAGLGLNELARLRRRAVGYVFQDFNLVPTLTAEENVALPLELDGTSTRKAHRQAADALRQVGIPELASRYMDQMSGGQQQRVAIARAIVGERRLILADEPTGALDSTTGQGVMEVLRSRADAGAAVMLVTHEARHAAWADRVVFLRDGRIIDQATAMHDPTMLLTQAGL
- a CDS encoding PadR family transcriptional regulator — its product is MSIRHSLLALLQDQPRYGYQLRVEFENRTGATWPLNIGQVYTTLDRLERDALVAKDGDDGEGHVVYSITPAGQAEVRSWFAAPVERTHPPRNELAIKLALAVTLPGVDVQAIIQAQRVASIRALQDYTKARRDTAANQRAADTAWLLVLDSLIFQTEAEVRWLDLCEARMVQQAQSAAAATARKTSNGATEDAPLNADTRR
- a CDS encoding NAD(P)H-quinone oxidoreductase; this translates as MKAVYITEPGGPEVLEVRDVDAPVPGQGEVLIDVVAAGLNRADVQQRRGFYPPPPGASEIPGLEVSGRIAGFGPGVSKPFSVGDKVVALLAGGGYAQQVAVPAEQVLRVPEGVDLVTAASLPEVAATVYSNLIMTAQLQPGETVLIHGATGGIGTMAIQLAKAFGAKVATTAGTAEKVGTAKAFLGADIAINYTEEDFPESLRRQNDGKGADVILDVVGAKYLQQNVDALADYGRLIVIGLQGGTKGELDLGLLLKKRAAVVATALRPRPVAEKGAIMTAVRDAVWPLIVDGRIRPLVAKTFPLDQVGAAHRYFDSGHHVGKVLLVM
- a CDS encoding FAD/NAD(P)-binding protein, which gives rise to MELSQSNRAVIIGAGPRGTSVLERLLAHTAAAGRLVRLHIDVVDPYPAGPGHVWQPGQSRLFLMNTQSFYPTLIPEDPALPAPVAGTTFDQWRLRQQQNPLPALTDDERAEIAVLGSRDFPSRALYGRYLRSTLEEVLAKAPDGVTIEFHETSALWVRPAADGMFDVGLAAGETIRANSAVLALGHIPSRLNPEQRDLQDSAARLGLQYFPPAAPADVDWSRVPAGEPVLVRGMGLNFFDTMGQLTEGRGGKFVSTGNRLEYEPSGQEPLIIAASRRGTPYRAKAALDGYYAPSVRLRYLTEAAIGRLAKAGIRPSFDHDLWPLLHRDALWAYYSTLVRSQPGAVPDAPAFLAALEEALQPHAHSAVKWEDGVESVLAVHVGPRHRLDLLGLAAPLAGRSFASRAEHDAAVVEFLLDDARRSALGEDDPVKMAIGALHHGRAVLKTAVADGGITDESWVAGLRGWFESFVEGLASGPPALRSEQLAALARAGVVSFVGPDPKFGVDRKSASFTASSPWVSGPPATARTMVEALAPGNRVSANDSPLLEQLLADGLVRSKLMMTAEGAPVQSTGLDVEPHPYRPVGANGSVTGGLFVLGLQLSSAQWGTAIAAEALQPGGPAYRSGQRTLRDADEIAAAIPVQGVTHQGSMAHPGVSRAGRPGGA